The genomic interval gtacaaaaaaaacatgaaaattgtaGCTTTGTATGCCAATGTTCTGTTCGCACAGTACATGTATCCATATTTCtcttctttcattaatttttattatggtttttccaaaaaaaaaaatacatagagGAGGAGTCAATAAACTTAAACTACAATGTTCATAGGTCAGAAAATACCAATGGGCACCATTTCTCCTCCAGTTCTGTTTTGATCACATTAGcagacctgggccaaatacgtatttgttttgggttcaaatacttttctgtgctctgttgatcttgcctgatgtgattgagcctgccaataatgaccagaaggcgggggtTTGCGCTtcttgagagtatttcattggttccaatacaccagtcaagatcagtaaaaaaaagtgtagaagaaaagtatttgaatccaaaacaaatacgtatttgacccaggtctgtcaCATagagtacccccccccaccaccaccacctcaccCCCCTGATGTTTCATATCCATGTTCCTCCTATGATAGTCGCTCGTTTGCTTCTCCCTGCAGAACCAGCTAACGGACATGCGCACGCAGCTCCTGTCGCAGCAGACGGCCAATGGGGAGCTGCAGCTGGGTCAGCGCAAAGCCCTGGAGGAGTGCAAACTCACGGGGGCGCTGCAGCGGACGGAGACGCAGGACCGCATCGCGTCGCTGCAGGGTTCGTGCGCCACGTAGCgccgcagcacagacacgcctTTAATTACAGACACCCGTTGATTACAGACACCGCTTCACTGctacacacaggcatcaccGTGCCTCGAGACGCCTTTAAGATGCTTTTATGTTCAAAACAAAGATATCTTCAGAtattcctgtgtgtctgtcaagATGTCTTAAGACATTCATATTAATGATCTTCTCTATAAAAGCCTATAGACATCCTATACATGTCCATAGACATGTCTCAAATTACTGAGACAAGCCCTTAAGACGTCTGAAGATCTCTTCTCCAATGTGTATTGTGATTTCCAGAGTCCATGTATACATTGTGGTTCTGTAGTTATGGACTCCTCACGTGTCTGTGAGTCAGGTGATTGGTGTGATTCCTCATTCCGTTTTCTCTGCACCTCAGACACGGTGAtgaagctgaaggaggagagCAGGCTGCTGAGGAAGGCTCATCAGGATGTCCACAGCCAGCTCGTCAATGCCCAGGTGGGGGGAGTAGGAGGTGTCTCTGTACTCaccaaattcaaataaataaataaataaaaacgcgccttttctgtgtgtattcCTGTGCtggtgcacagtaaaatgtccagtgttaattcaacccactctggactgtgggagtaAATGTTATTTGTTAGGGGTTGAATTAGCACTGTTAGGCTCTAATTaacatggggggcgggggggcaccAGGGGTTGACACAAGTCGGATGCAAGTATGCATACACAgcaaaaaagatgaaaatgtacaatgaTTCTATGACATTATTTTTAGGTACGCTTTTTCATTAAGCTCGATTTAATATTATTTGGCGCGCGTGCATGCACGCTTGCAGTACCTGTTACCTGTCAACCTGTGTGGGGTACTGCTGCCGTCCATGTCAGTGTGctgtctcctcctctgctcttcagGCACAGGTGGAGGGATTCCAGCAGGGGAAGCTGTCCCCGCAGAAGGCTCCTGGAGGGAAGGGGCTGTCAATCATCCTGCCGCACATCGACACGGGGAAACAGACGGGTCCTCAGCTGCGAGAGCTAAAGGTTCCTCATACGGACACACTGATTGGTCGACTGACCGAcacttctggggaaaaaaaaaaaagcagtgttttAGCAGGAAATGGGTGTGTTAAGGATCTGCTGTATGTCTTAGCCTTGCTCTATGTTGGTTTTTTATTGAAAGGATTTGACTAACTCTTCTCCTCTTGTTCAGAGTTGCCAGCCATGCTCCTAGAAAATCATTATTTAACGTCTTCaaatttagtttcagtttttccTTAGGGTCATATTTTGTGGTCATTTTCAAGATCGATTATGCCCTTACAAGGTCATACTGGATCAGAGTAGAGTCTACATTCTACTTACTGTGATTGGGCTCTGAATAAAGCATGTATTTTACTGGTTGTCTCCAGCAGCTGTGATATTCTCCTCAGTAAGATTTATATGGGGGAACTGGACCTTGAAAAGACTCAATGAGTCCTTGACTTGCTGCTGAGAGTGAAGTAACCCTGCTTGTTAAAACTGCTAGAATTCACCAAGCAGGACTGGGGGGATAAAATCAGCTCGATCTGGCGCATCTGGAATTACTCTAGAGCTGCTTCTCTTGGATCAAAGGGCCTGGCTTGATGCTTGTGCACTGCAGTATGGGGAatccattataaaaaaaacacacgtgGCTATTTTCCCAGGATTCAGTTGGATCACCAAGCTCTGCCCCCGGATTGAAATTGCTATTGGTTAATTCCACACAGTCTGGACACCATGGACAGGTATTCATCAACAGCAGCCTTGGTCTGTGGTTGGCCCTGTCTGTTTTATACGTTGTTACTTAATTTTGTATTAACATCCGtattttgattatttcttttttagctGGTCAAGAAATTGGCAGTATTTGTGTGATTGtttagtgtttatttgttaGAAAGGAGACCTGTCACAACGTATGAGTCACggttttttatgtaattgttttgatGTGCAACTCCGACACTTGACCTGGAGCTTGGCCATTTTGGAGAAATAGAAATCTCAGTTAGCTGTCTTTTATCCAGTGgtgttaaaaatatgaaaatgtcttttataTACACCATTATtctaacaaaatgtattaaagttTAAAAACTTTTCATGCTTTTCATGCATGCAATCAATGCCTATTTACCCACCATATACCAGTCTATGATATTTTAAGGAATTGCTAATTGTGTTTATGTCATTGCATTATAAAAGCTGATGATTTATATCAGATGAACACAGTAGCAGAAACTGGCACGACTGAAAATAGGTCTGTGTACCATCATCAGCTGTATTGCCTCCACAATAGCATTTGTTTACCACCGCACAAAACAGTTTGTCTCTCTGCGGTAGAAAGGGTGGATCTGGTCCGGGAAGCACATGCCAGTGGAATTAACTCATTCTAATTGCTCTTTGCATAGGTCACAATCGCTCCTCTCAGCCAATCCAAACAGAGGACACAACTGGACATTGGGTTGGTTGCCACACGCTCAACCAATCATAAGGACTCCATGGTGATGACCATGGATAAGTGGCCAGGTGAAGAAGGACAGGAACATCAATTAGACAGGTATATTGTAGGTAGTTTATATAATACTTCTCCTTTTTTGAGTTCAGTTATGGCATACCTGTTACTTCATTAATTAGTGATACTCTCTGCTCTCTTTGCTTTCAGTTGGAATAGCTTGAACAGGAAGAACAATTACAACCAGAGTCCGGACAAGAATTTCCTCTCAGCTAATCAGAGGGCTTCGTCTAAGCACTGGCGAGGTGTGGCAACCAATGAGATTAAGAGCACAGTGCCAGAAGAGATTAATGAGGACAGAGATTTTGTAGAAAGGCTGGATAATGGAGATCTGGAAATTGGTGAGACTGAGCTTTGTTAATTGTATAGTGAGCATGTTTTCAGCAAAGGGTGGTGCACAGCAAGCAAGAAGGTCCTAGGTTTGAGTCCCTGGGTTTgtttgtggagtttgcatgttacccccgtgtccacatgggtgtcctccgggtactctggtttcctcccacaggttggttaattggagactctaagttgcccatgggtatgagtgtgtgtgagtgaatcatGTGGGTGCTCTGCcgtagattggcagcctgtccagggtgtattcctgcctctcgcacaatgcatgctgggataggctccagcac from Anguilla rostrata isolate EN2019 chromosome 11, ASM1855537v3, whole genome shotgun sequence carries:
- the LOC135235316 gene encoding Golgi integral membrane protein 4-like isoform X1; translation: MLGLCWRRQKCSGLTALSALAACAACAVLLLLLTRLRESAADLAAQAQRCRDQQEALSAQLQVVYEHRSRLERSLQKERLEHKKTKEDFLLYKLEAQEALNKEKQDAMNRYSALSSQNSILKNQLTDMRTQLLSQQTANGELQLGQRKALEECKLTGALQRTETQDRIASLQDTVMKLKEESRLLRKAHQDVHSQLVNAQAQVEGFQQGKLSPQKAPGGKGLSIILPHIDTGKQTGPQLRELKDSVGSPSSAPGLKLLLVNSTQSGHHGQVTIAPLSQSKQRTQLDIGLVATRSTNHKDSMVMTMDKWPGEEGQEHQLDSWNSLNRKNNYNQSPDKNFLSANQRASSKHWRGVATNEIKSTVPEEINEDRDFVERLDNGDLEIDSQGEEMAQGPGAIAQEPMEDGRVGETEDQLEEEDEEDDDGGNEEEY
- the LOC135235316 gene encoding Golgi integral membrane protein 4-like isoform X2 produces the protein MLGLCWRRQKCSGLTALSALAACAACAVLLLLLTRLRESAADLAAQAQRCRDQQEALSAQLQVVYEHRSRLERSLQKERLEHKKTKEDFLLYKLEAQEALNKEKNQLTDMRTQLLSQQTANGELQLGQRKALEECKLTGALQRTETQDRIASLQDTVMKLKEESRLLRKAHQDVHSQLVNAQAQVEGFQQGKLSPQKAPGGKGLSIILPHIDTGKQTGPQLRELKDSVGSPSSAPGLKLLLVNSTQSGHHGQVTIAPLSQSKQRTQLDIGLVATRSTNHKDSMVMTMDKWPGEEGQEHQLDSWNSLNRKNNYNQSPDKNFLSANQRASSKHWRGVATNEIKSTVPEEINEDRDFVERLDNGDLEIDSQGEEMAQGPGAIAQEPMEDGRVGETEDQLEEEDEEDDDGGNEEEY